One segment of Panicum virgatum strain AP13 chromosome 1K, P.virgatum_v5, whole genome shotgun sequence DNA contains the following:
- the LOC120710089 gene encoding putative GEM-like protein 8: protein MEGSTTEGHVVGIPVSSRAYGIEEPEFREEQTPDHGEFPSSFQSSYDANSSTTTADRPTSKHARKGDKIAQGIKEHVMLGPKLSDTVKGKLTLGAKILQAGGVEKVFRQWFSVDKNEKLLRASQCYLSTTAGPIAGLLLVSTARVAFRSDRTLAVSSPRGDKARVPYKVTIPLRKVKAVRPSENKHRPEQKYVQLVTNDGFEFWFLGFVSYNRSLHYLEQAVAYAQQQAQ from the exons ATGGAGGGGTCGACGACTGAAGGGCATGTGGTCGGGATCCCGGTGAGCAGCAGGGCTTACGGCATCGAGGAGCCGGAGTTCCGGGAGGAACAGACGCCCGATCATGGAGAATTCCCGAGCTCCTTCCAATCCAGCTACG ATGCGAACAGCTCCACGACGACCGCCGACCGGCCGACGAGCAAGCATGCCAGGAAGGGAGACAAGATCGCTCAGGGCATCAAAGAGCATG TGATGCTCGGGCCCAAACTCTCCGACACTGTTAAGGGGAAGCTCACGCTGGGCGCCAAGATCCTccaggccggcggcgtggagaaGGTGTTCCGGCAGTGGTTCTCCGTGGACAAGAACGAGAAGCTGCTCAGGGCCTCGCAGTGCTACCTCTCGACGACGGCCGGCCCGATCGCCGGGCTGCTCCTCGTGTCCACGGCGCGGGTGGCCTTCCGCAGCGACCGGACCCTGGCGGTGTCCTCCCCGCGCGGCGACAAGGCGCGCGTGCCCTACAAGGTCACCATCCCGCTGCGGAAGGTGAAGGCGGTGCGCCCCAGCGAGAACAAGCACCGGCCGGAGCAGAAGTACGTGCAGCTCGTCACCAACGACGGCTTCGAGTTCTGGTTCCTGGGCTTCGTCAGCTACAACCGGTCGCTGCACTACCTGGAGCAGGCCGTCGCGTACGCGCAGCAGCAGGCGCAATGA
- the LOC120710081 gene encoding GEM-like protein 4 — protein MKMSSGSHVIGVPVTAKTYAIEEAARDRPAAAAAAKKDGDRLAVSLTHPSPYTPFGIKHGSKGQVIHWVNKLGRRAQSFRDHVTLGPKLSETVKGKLSLGARILQAGGLERAFRHAFPAERGERLVKAHQCYLYTTGGPIAGMLFVSTRRIAFRSDRSLAVTSPAGDVVARVPYKVVVPLRRIKRVRPSESADKPEHKYIQVATVDGFEFWFMGFVSYQRCCKYMVHLMDISGDL, from the exons ATGAAGATGTCGAGCGGCAGCCACGTGATCGGAGTGCCCGTCACCGCCAAGACGTACGCCATCGAGGAGGCGGCGAGggaccggccggcggcggcagcggcggctaaGAAGGACGGCGATCGCCTCGCGGTCTCGCTGACGCACCCGAGCCCCTACACGCCTTTCGGCATCAAGCACG GCAGCAAGGGCCAGGTGATCCACTGGGTGAACAAGCTGGGAAGACGAGCTCAGAGCTTCAGGGACCATG TGACACTGGGGCCGAAGCTCTCGGAGACGGTGAAGGGGAAACTGAGCCTGGGCGCGAGGATCCTGCAGGCCGGCGGCTTGGAGCGCGCGTTCCGGCACGCGTTCCCGGCCGAGAGAGGCGAGCGGCTGGTGAAGGCCCACCAGTGCTACCTCTACACCACCGGCGGCCCCATCGCCGGGATGCTCTTCGTCTCCACCCGCAGGATCGCCTTCCGCAGCGACCGCTCCCTGGCCGTCACCTCCCCGGCCGGCGACGTCGTGGCCCGGGTCCCCTACAAGGTGGTGGTCCCCCTGCGGCGGATCAAGCGGGTGAGGCCCAGcgagagcgccgacaagccggAGCACAAGTACATCCAGGTGGCCACGGTGGACGGCTTCGAGTTCTGGTTCATGGGCTTCGTCAGCTACCAGAGATGCTgcaagtacatggtgcacctgaTGGACATCTCCGGCGATCTGTGa